One stretch of Phocoena phocoena chromosome 10, mPhoPho1.1, whole genome shotgun sequence DNA includes these proteins:
- the GPR27 gene encoding probable G-protein coupled receptor 27 has product MANASEPGGGGGGGGGEAAALGLKLATLSLLLCVSLAGNVLFALLIVRERSLHRAPYYLLLDLCLADGLRALACLPAVMLAARRAAAAAGAPPGALGCKLLAFLAALFCFHAAFLLLGVGVTRYLAIAHHRFYAERLAGWPCAAMLVCAAWALALAAAFPPVLDGGGGGDEEDAPCALEQRPDGAPGALGFLLLLAVVVGATHLVYLRLLFFIHDRRKMRPARLVPAVSHDWTFHGPGATGQAAANWTAGFGRGPTPPALVGIRPAGPGRGARRLLVLEEFKTEKRLCKMFYAITLLFLFLWGPYVVASYMRVLVRPGAVPQAYLTASVWLTFAQAGINPVVCFLFNRELRDCFRAQFPCCQSPQATQATLPCDLKGIGL; this is encoded by the coding sequence ATGGCGAACGCGAGCgagccgggcggcggcggcggcggcggcggcggcgaggcgGCCGCCCTGGGCCTCAAGCTGGCCACGCTCAGCCTACTGCTGTGCGTTAGCCTCGCGGGCAACGTGCTGTTCGCGCTGCTGATCGTGCGGGAGCGCAGCCTGCACCGCGCCCCGTACTACCTGCTGCTCGACCTGTGCCTGGCCGACGGGCTGCGCGCGCTCGCCTGCCTCCCGGCCGTCATGCTGGCGGCGCGGCGGGCAGCGGCCGCCGCAGGGGCGCCGCCGGGCGCGCTGGGCTGCAAGCTGCTCGCCTTCCTGGCCGCGCTCTTCTGCTTCCACGCCGCCTTCCTGCTGCTCGGCGTGGGCGTCACCCGCTACCTGGCCATAGCGCACCACCGCTTCTACGCCGAGCGCCTGGCCGGCTGGCCATGCGCCGCCATGCTGGTGTGCGCCGCCTGGGCGCTGGCGCTGGCCGCGGCCTTCCCGCCCGTGCtggacggcggcggcggcggcgacgagGAGGACGCGCCGTGCGCCCTGGAGCAGCGGCCCGACGGCGCCCCCGGCGCGCTGggcttcctgctgctgctggccgTGGTGGTGGGCGCCACGCACCTCGTCTACCTCCGCCTGCTCTTCTTCATCCACGATCGCCGCAAGATGCGGCCCGCGCGCCTCGTGCCCGCCGTCAGCCACGACTGGACCTTCCACGGCCCCGGTGCCACCGGCCAGGCGGCCGCCAACTGGACGGCGGGCTTCGGCCGCGGGCCCACGCCGCCCGCGCTCGTGGGCATCCGGCCGGCCGGGCCCGGCCGTGGCGCGCGCCGCCTCCTCGTGCTCGAGGAGTTCAAGACAGAGAAGAGGCTGTGCAAGATGTTCTATGCCATCACGCTGCTCTTCCTGTTCCTCTGGGGGCCCTACGTCGTGGCCAGTTACATGCGGGTCCTGGTGCGGCCCGGCGCTGTCCCCCAGGCCTACCTGACGGCCTCCGTGTGGCTGACCTTCGCGCAGGCCGGCATCAACCCCGTCGTGTGCTTCCTCTTCAACAGAGAGCTCAGGGACTGCTTCCGAGCCCAGTTCCCCTGTTGCCAGAGCCCCCAGGCCACCCAGGCCACCCTCCCCTGCGACTTGAAAGGCATCGGTTTATAA